The Bradyrhizobium guangxiense genomic sequence AGCCGGCATCACCGACGGCCTCTACTCCGTCCATCTGCAGATGCTCGACGGTCTCGACGGCGGCCTCACCGGCGTGATGCTGCTCAACGGGGGGCGCATCCTCGGCGGCGATGCGTCGTTCTACTATCTCGGCAGCTACACCGCCGCGAACGGCCGCTGGAAAGGCCAGATCCTCAACCAGGAGCACACCCCGGCCAAGGATGATCCGATCTTCGGCGGCCACGAGGTCGGCATCGGCTTCTCCGGCCGCTACGATGCGGGAGAGGCGGTGCTGGAGGCGACCGCGCTTGCCGGCAAGCGCAGTCTGCGCCTGACCGCCGCGCTCAAGCTGATGCATCGCGCCTGATCGCTACGGGAATAGCTCATGGAAAAAATTCGCATGCTTTCGACGCTCGGCCTGATGGGCGCGATGCGGACCCTGTCCTCCGCCTTCGAGGTCGAAACAGGCATCCACGTCGACGCCGACTTCGCGCCGACCCTGGCGCTGCTGAAGCGCTTGCGCGACGGCGAGGCCGCCGATCTCGTGATCCTCACGCGCGAGGGGCTCGACGAGGCGATCGCGGAGGGCCGCGTGCTCGCCGACGGCGCAGCCGATCTGGCGCGCTCCTATGTCGGCATTGCCGTGCGGACAGGGCAGGCGCACCCCGGCGTCGGAAGCGAAGCGGCGCTGCGCAAGTCGCTGCTGGCGGCACGGTCCGTTGCCTATTCGCGGCTGGGCGCGAGCGGCGTCTACTTCGCCCAGTTGATCGCACGGATGGGGATCGCAGCCGAGATCAACGCCAAGGCCACCGTCGTCGAGCAGGGCTTTACGGCGCAGCGCCTCGTCAGCGGCGAGGCCGATCTCGCCGTGCAGCAGATCAGCGAGCTGAAGCAGGTCGACGGCATCGAGGTGGTCGGCCCGATCCCGCATGATCTGCAAACGCCCGCCGTATTCTCCGCCGGCCGCATGGCGAAGGCGACGCATGCCGCCGCCGCCGACCGGCTGCTGCGCTATCTGGCATCGCCGGAGGTCATTCCGGTGCTGCGCCAATCGGGACTGGAGCCTTGAATTTGCCTGAGCGAAGACGCAGCGTGGAGTCCATGCGGACCTATCTCCTTGCCATCCTGCTCGCGCTTGCCGCGCCCTCGGGCGCGCATGCGCAATCGGCCGACCTCGTTCTGTGCGACCGCGTGGCGGCCGATCCCAGCGATCCCGACAAGCCGGCCGACGTGAGGGGCGTCAGCGAGATCGCATCCGCCGACATTGCGACCGCGATCAAGTTCTGTAAGCAGGCCGCGCCGTCCTCGCGCCGTGCCATGTTCGCGCTCGGCCGTGCCTATGCCGCCAACCGGCAGACCACCGAGGCGCTCGCCGCCTGGCGCAAGGCGGCCGACAAGGGATCAAGCGCCGCCATGGTCGAGCTCGGCGTTGCCTATGCGACCGGCTCGGGCGTTGCCAAGGACGAAGCCCAGGCGCGAAAACTGTTCGAGAAGGCGGCGCAATCAGGCAATCCCCGCGGCGTCAGCAATCTCGCTGCGCTCGGCGGCGCCGGTGGCGCTGCGCCGGCCGATCCCGCGCAGGCGCGCGCGCTGCTCGGCAAGGCTGCCGAGACCAACGCGGAAGCGCAGTACCAGCTCGGCCTGATGCTTTCCGAAGGCACGGGCGGCGCCAAGGACGACGTCGCGGCGCGTGCGCTGTTCGAGAAGGCGGCCGCACAAAACCATCCCGGCGCGCTGGAGCGGATGGGCGCCTTCGCGCAAGAAGGGCGCGGCGGACCTAAGGACAAGGACGCCGCGAAGGCCTATTACGAGCGCGCCGCCGCGCTCGGTGACGAGGACGCGAAGAAGGCGCTGGAGCGGCTGCGCTGCCCCTATGCGATCAAGGACAAGCAGGGCAAGCTGGTCACCACGCTGTGCTTCTGACCAGATCCCGCATGCGGCGGGAACCTCCGTCGCGCCTATGCCGTTGATGTCTGGACAAGACGGAGGCGCGACCATGATCCGCAAATTGGCGTCCGGCGAATATCGTCTCTATTCGCGCAAGGTGAATCCGAGGACCGGCAAGCGCCGCAATCTCGGCACGTTCAAGAGCCGTGCGGCGGCCGAGAAGCACGAGCGCGAGGTGCAGTATTTCAAGCGTCACTGACGCGTGCAGGACCCGCCCAAACAAGAATGTCGAAAACAACCCCATGCACAGTAGGCGAGGCCCTGAAATCGCAGCGGAATTAGGTGCCGCAGATTGGACGACATTGGGCTTGACCCAACCAGGCAAGACAGGGGCATGATGGCCTCGTGGCAGGGAGCCGTTCGGCGACTGCTCCTGCGCGGAAAAGCAGGATGGCCTGGCTGCGGCGGCAGTGCTAGGTAGCCCACGATCCTTTTTCGATTTACGGGCTTAGTGCATTGCTGGATGGACTCTACAAGGTTGAATACGGCGTCAACGATGCGTTCGGCCGCAGCATCATGTGCCTGCATGGCGGCAAGATGCTGGGCGGTAATTCGGGCTTTGCGCATCTTGGCAGCTATGTCGAGCGCGACGGCGAGGTCAGCGCCGAGGTGATCACCGAGCGGCATAATCTCGATCCCAACTACAAGCCGCTGATGGGGGCCGACGTCGCCAGGATCGCGGCGCGCGGCAAGCTGATCGGCAACGAGATCCGTCTGCAGGGCGGCGCGGACACGATGCCGGGTGCCCACTTCTGGGCCAATCTTACGCGGCTCGACGACGGCGCGCTTCCGCGGCGCGGCACGATCGGGCAGGGCGCCATCGCCAACGGGCTCTATGGAATGAGCCTGCGCGCGCTCGATGGCGTCGAGGCCGGCCTCTCCGGCGTGATGCTGCTGGTCGACGGCCGCATCCTCGGCGGCGATGCGTTCTTCTATTATCTCGGCTCCTATTCCTCGGCGGACGGCCGCTGGAAGGGCGAGATGCTGAATCAGGAGCATACGCCGGCGAAAGGCGAAAACCCCGTGTTCGGCGGCTTCGAGGTCGGGATCGGCTTCTCCGGGACCTGCACGGAAGACAGCGGCGAGCTCGAAGGCATCGCACTCGCCGGCAAGCGCAGCCTGCGGCTGGGAGCCTCGCTGAGGCTGATGCGAAGGGCTTAGGGTGTGTTACCAAGAATGTCGGATGTCCGTTTGCGGCGCCGTGCGGAAAGTTGACCCGTTCATCAACCGGGGAAACAGGCTTCGCCATTGAGGCGAGGCACATCAGCTCCTCACGGCGGGAAGGGCTCGTCAATCGTCGGCTTTCCTGAACTTGATCAAGCTGAACGACCCGATGCTGGTCCTCTCTGCGAGATCGAAGCCGGCCGACATTGCCAACGCGCGATACTCAGCTTCCGTCCGCTCGCGACCGCCCGGTCCGCGCAGCATATTGAGGTCGCTCAGGACGCAGGAGCGGTCCTCAGGCTCCGTTGTGACGGGCTCTGGCATGATCCTTTCAATGATGATCAGCGTGCCGCTGGATGGCAGTGCATCCCAGCACTTCCGCAAAATGATCTTGCAGCGGTCGTCCTTCCAATTGTGAATGATGCTCTTCATCAATATGGTGTCGGCACCATTTGGGATCGCTTCGAAGAAGCTGCCGCCTATGAAGCTGCAGCGGTGCGCAATGCCGAGTCGATCGAAATGTGCGCGTGCGTCTTCCTCGCACCGCGCAAGATCGAAGGCGATTCCCTGAAGATGAGGGTTGTTCAGGAGCACGCCGCCGATCAATTCGCCGGTGCCGGCACCGACATCCATCACGACCCTCGCGGCCGAAAAGTCATGGCCCGCCACGATCTTGGGAACAATGGTTCTCGTCAGACTGACCATCGCGGCGTTGAACCGGCGGGTCCATTCCGTCGCCTGGCCCGTCGCGGCGTAACGATCGTCGCCGTCGCCGCGCAGTTGCGTTGCAGTTTTGCCGGTCCGAACCGACTCGACCAGGCCGGTCCAAGTTTGCGCGAGCATCTCGCCCTCGAAGAGGACCCAATCCTTGAAGGATGGGTCGGCGGTCTCATCGAGCTGTCTGCCGAGATCAGTCATGGCAAAGCGGTCCGCATCGACCTGCCTGCAGAGGCCGAGGGTCGTGAGGCCAACCAGCAGTCTGCGCAGCGCATCTTCGTCGGCGGACACCAGCTCAGCGAGCTCCGCTGCTGATTTCGGCTCATCACCGATGGCCTCGGCGAGATTGAGTTTCGCTGCCGCGTAGATTACCGCGGTGATGCGATGCGATTGCACGAGGTCATGCACGGATGCGGGCCGGCTCATGTGCTCCTCCAGTCAGTGCTCGGTTCAATCAGTGGGGGCGAACTCCGTCGTCCGCACGATCGCCCGCCATCGGTCCGATTCGGACGCGATGAGCCGTGCGAAGTCTCCCATAGCAATAACGTCGGGTTCGACGGCCAGCTTCGCCAGGCCGGAATTGACCTCGTCGGTGCGCATGGCCGACTGGATCGCAGCATTCAACTTGTTGACGATCGACGCCGGCGTCTTTGCGGAAACGAAGAAGGCAAACCACGTGAGGTCTTCGAGCGAAGGATATCCAGTTTCCCGCACGGTGGGCACTGCAGGAAGAAAACGGGAGCGGCGCGGCCCTGTCGTTGCCAGCGCACGAAGGTCTCCGGATTGGGCGAGGCCGAGCGCGCTGCCGATCGGCATGACGCCCGCTGCAATCACGCCTTTGACGAGATCCTGAATCGCGCCTGTGCCTTGATAAGGCACGTGAAGAAAATCGAAGCCGGCGAGGCGGCCCAGCATCATGCCAAGAAAATGTAGCGACGTTCCGACACCAGGCGTCCCGTAGGTGGCGAGCCTTGGATTGGCGCGGCACCAGGCGACAAAATCTGCAATCGTCGTCACGTCAGAGGGCACCATTGGACCCACTGTCAGAAATGCGGGGGCCGAGGCAATGGTCGAGACCGGCGTGAAATCGTGCGGCTGATATCTTAAGTTCTTGTAGACATGGGGGAACAAGATCATAAAGCCGATCGGCCCGAACAGGATGACCGATCCGTCGGCCTCCGCGTTCTTCACAGCTTCCACTGCGATACGACTGGCTGCGCCCGGCCGGGTCTCGACCGCGAAGGTTTCCGCATAGTCACTCATTTGTCCGGCCACCAGTCGCGCCATTGCGTCCGGCAGCCCTGGCGAGAAGCCGGTCAGGATATGCGCGGTTCTCGCGCGCGGCTGAGAGAGAGCTTCAGGCGCGCAAGATGCAGCGGAGAGTCCGATGCCGGCCGATGCGATCAACACATCGCGGCGTGTGATCATCATCCGGCTCCCCGATCAGCCATGTTTCGGCGCACTGTCTCCCTTCGGATGTACCCGGTTGGATGCCGTCCCCGCTTGATCCCCGGCTTACTTTTTCCTTACCGGCAGCTTATTCTTAGACCGCGCTCAGGCTGATGCGGAAGGCTTGGGACTTCCCGCCGGGTCTGCTCGAATAGCCAATGTTGCTCTCACGCGCCGGGGCGGATCCCAAGGCGGCCGAGGCCTGGTAGCTTGAGCGCCGGACGGCGGATGTCGAAACCGAGCACGGCACCCAAGAAGTTGATCTCCAGGCCTTCGACCCAGCCAACCGAAAAGCCGATATATCCGGCAAGCGAAGCATAGACGCCGGTGCCGGACGCCGTCGCGCCGAACCATCTGCCGGTGTACGGGAAGTCCTTGCCGATTGCGGTCGGGGGCAGGACGGCGCGAAGTTCGGGGACGGAGTCGAGCGCGGCCTGAACGAAGGTGTTCGAATTGGGACCAGGCCAGACGCTGTAATCTCCATAGGATCGAAACTCGTAGTTTTCGATCACATTCCTGATTTTTGGGATCAGCGCCTCGGCGCGTTCTCCATCGACAGCGACAATGGTTTCCGGCATCGCGCCGAACCATCGCCCGTCCGGAGCGAAGCCGTTGGTGCGGATCGGCTCGCCCCACGCCGTGTAGTCATACCGGGTGTAGGCCGCCGCATTCTTCCTTGACGACCACCCAGGTGTGGACGGCGAAGATGCTGCGCCATCTCACCGTTCGTGCGCCGAACACCCGTATCACGGCTTGGGGGTGATCGGCAGCAGGAGCCAGAAGACCAGCGCTCGATCGATCGGCGGTTTGCCAATTCCCGCGACCGTCACCCAGCCAGACATATCTCGCCGCCGAGGCGGCAAGCGGTGCGAAGATGAGGAACAGAAAGACGAGCAAGGGCTTCTTCAAGGGAGCGGTACGGCGGGCGCGTTTGACAAACCATATAGTTCGCATGAACGCCGCCGCCATAGGACATTGGTTCCGAACGACCTTGCCACCAGAGCCGGACCGGCACCTGAGTTCAAGCCGTTGTTCCGCAACCGCAGCAGGACCGGAGCACGCGCATGGACATCAAGGAAGCTGCCGCAATGACAGAAGCCTCCGGATTGACGGACGGTCAGGGCGGCATTGAGCAGGCCTCAACGGTGCGGGAGGGTTCCGGAGAGCGAAGGGGCACGGCCGATCCGCAGCTCGACTCGCCTTCGCTGGATTCCGCCAGGCGATGGGCTGATCAGTTGCGCGAGGTAACAACGAAAGCGCCCCTCCGGTCGCTGTTCGTTGCCTTTCTGGCCGGAGTGTGGATCGCCCGCCGGCGTTAGGAGCTGCGACCTTGCGCGCCTCACGACGGGAAGCTGAAGCGATTCAGAGCTTGCTGGGTGAATGGAGAGAGAGATGAGGCTTCTCGCGATCGCGGCGATCACCCTGCTGGGCACCGTTTCGTTCTCCATGGCACAAAGCTCAGGCGGCGCTTCAGGCGGTTCAACCAGCGGCGGTGCGAGTGCGACGGGCTCGGGTGGCGGGGGCGGTTCGACGCTTTCGAACGGGACGACGCTGAGCGGGACTGGTGGTTCGCCAGGCCCCAACGCGTCCAATGCAAAGGGTCAGGGAACGACCCGCCAGAGACTCGGCGCGATGCCTTCCGGTCAGGACGACGGCGGATCTCGACCGAACTACAACACGCCAGCCGCGAACGCTGCCGTCCAGCAGCTTGGAAATACCAATCCGGGCATCCTCAAAAAGTGACCATCAACATGCAGCGGGCTGGCGCTGATCGCGGAATCGTGGCGCTGGGCCGGGCGCGTTCAAAGCGTCGGGGGCGGCGGGCGCAGGGAGCCTGACTGCGTCCACGCCAATTCCTTGCTGACGAAGCGCATCCCCGGGGCCAGTGAGTTGTCCGCCCAGATACAGATCGTAGGGGTCTAAGCCCTAAAGCTGAGGGATGAGCCTGCGCGCGCTCGACGTCTTCAAGGCTGACCTCCGATGCTGCTGATCGACGGCCGCATCCTCGGCGGCGATGCGTTCTTCTATTATCTCGGCTCCTATTCCTCGGCGGACGGCCGCTGGAAGGGCGAGATGCTGAATCAGGAGCATACGCCGGCGAAAGGCGAAAACCCCGTATTTGGTGGCTTCGAGGTCGGGATCGGCTTTTCCGGGACCTGCACGGAAGACAGCGGCGAGCTCGAAGGCATCGCGCTCGCCGGCAAGCGCAGCCTGCGGCTGGCAGCCTCGCTGAGGTTGATGCGATGGGCGAAGGACCGCGTGCTCATCAACGTCGGGTGTCAGCTTCGCGAGCTGAAGTGGACGATTCAGCGGTACCCATTCCAGAGTTTTCGGTGCTGCCTGAGAGGCAGGGGTCCTATTCTATTCACGACTTGATCGTCGGTTCGTCGTACAGGGCGAATTTGGCAGCACCGGATTTTTTCAGCGGCGCCGAGCGTCACTGGTCGCTTCCTTTTACCTTGGCAAGGTAGTCAACGATCGCCGGCACGTCGCTGTCCTCGATGGGAGCTCCGTAGACCTTGATCATCTTGTGTACCTCGGATTCCCAGGTGGACTTGGGCAAGGCCGGCTGGTTCAGCACCATGTCTGCCGAATGGCACGCCAAGCAGTTGTTGTTGATGGCATCCGCTTCGGATCCACCAGGAAAAAGCGCGTCGCCCGGCGGCAGCTCCACTGTTGTGGACGTAATCGCGGGGGCCGGCTGGACCCATGCAGGCGTGGGTGCCAGTAGAGCGGCGAACGAGATGCTGATGACGAGGATGAGGTGACGCATGGCGATGCTCCTAGATCGCGGTGAGTTGGACCGTCTCGACGACATTGCGCATGAAGCCGCTGGTATTCCAGTTTGACGTTGCCGGCTGATTTTCGCCGGCGACGTTCGTGCAGCGGACCATCAGCGAATGGCCGCCCTTCATCAATTGTGGAATATCCAACTGCCAGCGGCGGAAGCTGTACTTGCCGTGGTCCTCGCCAAGCGTCGCGGTTTGCCAGGTGCGGCCGCCATCCATCGATAGCTCGACCTTGGCGACGCCAGCATCACCGCCGAACGCGATCCCCCGGATCGTTGCGACTGCGCCCGCGGGAAGCGATGCGCCGTCCGCGACGTTCGTGAAGAACGACCGTGGCACCATGCGGCTGATCGGAACCATCTTTACGCCGGTCTGGCCCGGCTTGATGTTGGCATGCGGCGTATCCGGGACGGTGTAGGCGGTCGCCATCCAGTAATTGTCGTCCTGGCGATCGAGAACCTCGATGTCGCTGAGCATCTTGACCCAATAGGTCGAGTACCATCCCGGCACGATCAGCCGCAGCGGGAAGCCGTTGAGGAGCGGCAGTTGCTCGCCGTTCATGGCAAAGGCGATCATGACCTCGCCGTCACGGGCATGATCGATATCGAGCGACTTGCGGAAGTCGGGTGCGTCAGGCACGACCGGCTCGTCCAGTCCGTTGAAGCGGACCTGAACTGCGCCCGGCTTGACGCCCGCGCGATCCAGCACGTCCTTGAGCAGGACTCCCGTCCATCGCGCATTGCCCATCGCGCCATGCGCCCATTGCGCGCCCGGCACACGAGGCAGGAAGAACCCTCGCGAATTGCCCGAGCATTGGTTGACCGCGGCAAGCTCGACACGGGGCAACTTGAGCAGGTCGCCGATGGACAAAGAGAGGGCTTGGTTGACGTGGCCGCGCACGGACAGCCTGAAGGCGGCCGCATCCACCGACGACGGTATGATGGCCCAGTGCCAGCGCACATAGAACCGGTCGTTGGGGGTGAATACGCCGCGGTCGAACACCTCCATCGGGGTCTCCAGCAGCGGCGGCCGCGCGCGCTGCAGGATCATGCTCCCCTTTTGCGGGAAGTCAGTCGTCATCAGCCGATCACGCGGCTCGCCGGCGATCGGCAGCCGGATCGATTGACCAGCGCGGGCCGATGAGCCGACGAGCGTGAGGCCAGCAGCCCCGAGCGCTTGAAGCATGGCGCGGCGGGATAATGCCGGAGAGTGTGCATAGTCGAGGTGCGGGGACATCGAAGGCTCCTGTTGGAATGGATTTGCGCTGGACCAGTCCTCGCGGTTCATCCGAGGATCAAGTCCGCGAGCGGATCTTCGACGTGCGGTTGAGGTCGC encodes the following:
- a CDS encoding oxidoreductase, with translation MRLLAIAAITLLGTVSFSMAQSSGGASGGSTSGGASATGSGGGGGSTLSNGTTLSGTGGSPGPNASNAKGQGTTRQRLGAMPSGQDDGGSRPNYNTPAANAAVQQLGNTNPGILKK
- a CDS encoding tetratricopeptide repeat protein, translated to MRTYLLAILLALAAPSGAHAQSADLVLCDRVAADPSDPDKPADVRGVSEIASADIATAIKFCKQAAPSSRRAMFALGRAYAANRQTTEALAAWRKAADKGSSAAMVELGVAYATGSGVAKDEAQARKLFEKAAQSGNPRGVSNLAALGGAGGAAPADPAQARALLGKAAETNAEAQYQLGLMLSEGTGGAKDDVAARALFEKAAAQNHPGALERMGAFAQEGRGGPKDKDAAKAYYERAAALGDEDAKKALERLRCPYAIKDKQGKLVTTLCF
- a CDS encoding molybdopterin-dependent oxidoreductase; amino-acid sequence: MSPHLDYAHSPALSRRAMLQALGAAGLTLVGSSARAGQSIRLPIAGEPRDRLMTTDFPQKGSMILQRARPPLLETPMEVFDRGVFTPNDRFYVRWHWAIIPSSVDAAAFRLSVRGHVNQALSLSIGDLLKLPRVELAAVNQCSGNSRGFFLPRVPGAQWAHGAMGNARWTGVLLKDVLDRAGVKPGAVQVRFNGLDEPVVPDAPDFRKSLDIDHARDGEVMIAFAMNGEQLPLLNGFPLRLIVPGWYSTYWVKMLSDIEVLDRQDDNYWMATAYTVPDTPHANIKPGQTGVKMVPISRMVPRSFFTNVADGASLPAGAVATIRGIAFGGDAGVAKVELSMDGGRTWQTATLGEDHGKYSFRRWQLDIPQLMKGGHSLMVRCTNVAGENQPATSNWNTSGFMRNVVETVQLTAI
- a CDS encoding Bug family tripartite tricarboxylate transporter substrate binding protein, with protein sequence MMITRRDVLIASAGIGLSAASCAPEALSQPRARTAHILTGFSPGLPDAMARLVAGQMSDYAETFAVETRPGAASRIAVEAVKNAEADGSVILFGPIGFMILFPHVYKNLRYQPHDFTPVSTIASAPAFLTVGPMVPSDVTTIADFVAWCRANPRLATYGTPGVGTSLHFLGMMLGRLAGFDFLHVPYQGTGAIQDLVKGVIAAGVMPIGSALGLAQSGDLRALATTGPRRSRFLPAVPTVRETGYPSLEDLTWFAFFVSAKTPASIVNKLNAAIQSAMRTDEVNSGLAKLAVEPDVIAMGDFARLIASESDRWRAIVRTTEFAPTD
- a CDS encoding cytochrome c, with the protein product MRHLILVISISFAALLAPTPAWVQPAPAITSTTVELPPGDALFPGGSEADAINNNCLACHSADMVLNQPALPKSTWESEVHKMIKVYGAPIEDSDVPAIVDYLAKVKGSDQ
- a CDS encoding methyltransferase encodes the protein MSRPASVHDLVQSHRITAVIYAAAKLNLAEAIGDEPKSAAELAELVSADEDALRRLLVGLTTLGLCRQVDADRFAMTDLGRQLDETADPSFKDWVLFEGEMLAQTWTGLVESVRTGKTATQLRGDGDDRYAATGQATEWTRRFNAAMVSLTRTIVPKIVAGHDFSAARVVMDVGAGTGELIGGVLLNNPHLQGIAFDLARCEEDARAHFDRLGIAHRCSFIGGSFFEAIPNGADTILMKSIIHNWKDDRCKIILRKCWDALPSSGTLIIIERIMPEPVTTEPEDRSCVLSDLNMLRGPGGRERTEAEYRALAMSAGFDLAERTSIGSFSLIKFRKADD
- a CDS encoding substrate-binding domain-containing protein; translation: MEKIRMLSTLGLMGAMRTLSSAFEVETGIHVDADFAPTLALLKRLRDGEAADLVILTREGLDEAIAEGRVLADGAADLARSYVGIAVRTGQAHPGVGSEAALRKSLLAARSVAYSRLGASGVYFAQLIARMGIAAEINAKATVVEQGFTAQRLVSGEADLAVQQISELKQVDGIEVVGPIPHDLQTPAVFSAGRMAKATHAAAADRLLRYLASPEVIPVLRQSGLEP